In a single window of the Zea mays cultivar B73 chromosome 5, Zm-B73-REFERENCE-NAM-5.0, whole genome shotgun sequence genome:
- the LOC109939503 gene encoding wiskott-Aldrich syndrome protein homolog 1-like, which yields MGLAPRRCEFGTRPDTLVPRRQSRAATPAFPTRHGTPISIARNPAIQATRAICDNKSSNILAPNRRQPPPSTQMMEFLKDHATPIPITPKPHGRRAHPHALPVPQPPKRVPRDPCICPPRQATRRRRARPARSHSASRCRPSKPPPTVTCDRRPEQPNLPAR from the coding sequence atgggcctcgcccctcgccgcTGCGAGTTTGGCACTCGCCCCGACACCCTCGTCCCTCGCCGACAATCCAGGGCTGCTACACCGGCCTTCCCCACGCGTCATGGAACTCCCATCAGCATCGCTCGAAATCCCGCAATCCAAGCCACCCGAGCCATCTGCGATAATAAATCATCCAACATCCTCGCCCCAAATCGACGCCAACCTCCCCCATCGACGCAGATGATGGAGTTCCTTAAAGACCATGCCACCCCAATCCCCATCACCCCCAAGCCACACGGACGCCGCGCCCACCCCCACGCGCTCCCAGTCCCGCAGCCCCCGAAGCGAGTTCCCCGCGACCCCTGCATCTGCCCGCCGCGACAGGCGACGCGCAGACGCCGCGCTCGCCCAGCTCGCTCACACAGCGCCAGCCGCTGTCGCCCATCAAAGCCGCCCCCAACCGTGACGTGCGATCGGCGGCCAGAGCAGCCAAATCTACCGGCCCGATGA